From the genome of Rhododendron vialii isolate Sample 1 chromosome 10a, ASM3025357v1:
TTTCGACAAAATATTTTAGATCCTTGCTTCCTGATGTACTAGGATAATAGATGCTTTTCACTCTCATACTGTGCTTAGATCTTCCTTTCAGTATTCATTATATCTGAATACAGCTATCTGTTTTCTCTCCTGCTGCAGGGTTGGCAAGTTCTCAAATTGCTAGTAGTGTTTTTACATTGGGTACAGCAGCAGTTCTTCCATTCTATAGCCTCATGGTTCTGGCTCCAAAAGCTGAACTGGTAATGTTTCCTTGCCATTGTGACACCTTCCTTCTAATTTTCGGCAGTTTCATTTCCAGTCGTATATACTATTTTAAGCTCACAATAAGGCTTCCTCCTGGTGTGTTAGCATTCATTTGAATCTATCAATGTTCAAGCACTATAGTCGTTTTGCTTCTAGATAGTTGGGTCCTATAATACTGTATAGTTCTATCCATTGACACGGTATATTGCTTTGCATTATATCTTGAACTATGCCACTTAATGATTTTTTTCACTTTGAATGCAGACCAAGAAGTCTATGGAAAGTGCTATACCTTATATAGTGCTCGGACTTCTGTATGCATATCTCGTGTACTTGTCTTGGACACCTGACACGATACGGCTATTGTTAGGAAGTCAATATTGGCTGCCAGAGGTGTGCATTCTACTGCTGTATACAGATTCAGTGTTTATTTCAATCTTTCGTTAAGCTAATGATTATAGTACCCGAATTCATTGACTCCTGTGTACTTTTTGCAGCTGTCTGGTATAGCAAAGATGTTCTCCAATGAGATGACGTTAGCTTCTGCATGGATTCACTTGTTAGCTGTTGATCTCTTTGCtgcaaggtctctctctctctctctctctctctctctctctctctctctctctcgtgtgcaTGTGTGTAAACACCCTACTATTTGTGATTAAACAGGCAGGTTTTCCACGATGGACTGGAGAGCGAAACTGAGACCCGACATTCAGTCTCTCTCTGCATGCTTTGTTGTCCTGTTGGAATCGTTTCTCATGTGCTCACCAAAGCGCGAACCAAAAGTTCCAGAAATTCTAAGCACAATGTGCAATAACAACTTGTACTGAAAAGATGGATCTGTATTACAAAAAACACATTAGGAACAGTAGATTTTTCATGAAGATTGATATTCTACAGATTCATTAGAATTTCACAAGGCACTTGTTCTATTTGCAAGGACGTTTTCTCCGTGATTATTTTTCATTATCACAATGGTCAACTTTTGTCTCCGTTTGGGTTCAAAATGTTGCAATGTGGTTGAACATGCATTACTTCTTCCTTGAGTTGTACTCTGCACATCCGATCTCTTTAAGACTTTAACCAAGTTGATGAGCTCCAACATGTCTTGAGAGAAGTTGAGCCACCAGAATTAATGAAGAAGCTGGCATGAATGTCGGAAACCATCGCCCCTCCCACTCTACGACCTTTCAATCGAGCACTCTCTATGGGCTCTCCGGCTGAAAGCCCCGAATTGGATGGATTACGAAACACAGAGCCCGCGGTTCTTTCTCCAAGTGGCTGAGAGTTTCTCCTGCTGCAAACAAAACACAACACCCTAGTGCGTGTTCACAATATTTACATTTGTGCACAAAATCAGTGCAGCTAGCAGCTCTCAATGGAAAATTACTCATATAACATAAACTGAGATCCACCATAGTTTCGTTACTTTCGTATGACGATTTGATTACTTCATGCTGTAAGTTTCGATGTATTTGTCATTCTgcaaaatctcatattaatgaGACACTGATAAACCCTCGATAAAATCATACTATTTGACAAAAGAAATGAACAGTTAGACTCGTTGTCTATTTTTCTTGTACTAAATACAAGATACCTATACCGAACCATAGTTTTTATTCCTTTCCTAAAAGGGATACAAATTAAAACTTGCGTCAAGTCATGTGAGATGCAAGCTTcgcaggtgctatcaactcattTGAATATAGTTTATATAGAGTTTTGTTTAGTCTTTAAATAAGACTCCGCGAGTAGACGGTATGATTGGTCCTTAGAATAAGTGGAGAGACTTGTAAACAGACTCTGAACAACTTATAAAGTTTTGGGGCGCAAGcttatcttttttttggaggaaCTGACAAGAAATTATTTAGTTATCAATGATTACAACCTACCACCTACCGTGTTTATTGAATACAACTGTTACAAAACCTATTACATGCCAGGTGACAAATTACGCATCCAAATCAGCAGATGCAAGCTTATCTGGGATACCAATATCAGCCGACCAACAAACTGCATGTGCGCCATGTGTACCACCACCAATGGCTTACATTAAAATGAACGAATCTATACTTTCGCCTTTTCCACCCAATAACATTTGTCGGGTCGGGATATTTTGGGAAGAGAAAATTTGTTTAACGTAGGTTTTCGTAAATAGTGTTTATATAGGTGAATCGTAACCGTCTAAATATTTTTAGACGGTCTATATTTAaactcaacttttttttttttttgagagttaTTCTATCTCTTTTGggaattttcattcaaaattcgAGCCAGACCAGAGAGAGTGCCACCTGCCTACACCACCGTCCCACGTCCTCTCCCGTTGACACGACCATCGTGGCTGTACTTCCTTCTGGATCTCCATTATTGGTTTCTCGATTCCCTTAGTTATTACTCCGTATATATCTCCAGCTCAAGCGGAGGAAGAATCTCCATTGTTGTTCAGTTTGTTAGTTTCCTACAGAAAAATGGCACTCTCTACTTGCTTTTCTCCTTCCCAATCCTCACTGAAGGTATGTTTTTCTACCCTCACTTACCCTGCATTTATTCATCTGGGTTTGTGATATTTTATCTTCACATTTGTCCGTACTTTGCCTCGACTACTCTTGTTATGTTGGGaattttttcccttgaaatTTCGGATTCAATGTAGTTCTGATTGACTAGAATTGGGTTTTCAAAGTGGGTATTTGgccatttctattattttttggtagaTCTAAGACGAGTGCTTTTGTAATTTCAAACAGAAAAAATGGGTGCTTATGGATTTGTTCTATCGATTGCAGTGTAATTAGTTACTAATACCAAACCCAAGggcctagtggtcaaggcttggacttaggggtttgctttCTCATAAGGTATCAGGTTtgctatcaactcatttggggGCCAGTTCATATGGTGCTTTGCTCTGAGTTTAATTGGGCTCCCCGCAAGTAGGCAGTGAGATTGAGTTCTCCATAATTAGTTGAGGTTTGCGTAAGCCGGCctggacacttgagttataaaaaaaaaaaagttactaatACCAGTTGGGTTATCACTAGTTGTGCCTGTATGTAACACTTGTACTAGGTCCAAGCCTTTAATTAGCACTGAGATAGTACCAATTTTAATCACTACCTTGGTCCCTTTTTCATGACTCAAGCTTACTGATAAGTTAGCTGTTTGTTCAACTGGTTTGTATTTTTAGATCAAATTTGTGAAATTTCCAGTAACGAAAGAGGGAAAATGAAATGGGGGATTTCACCTGAAGTTTACGTACTCTATCAGTTCTTGTCTAGACTGGAATCATTAGAAACTCTATTGGATCCTATGAATGTATATTCCAATTTTTGCTTCTGTACAAGGAATTTCAATAGGGTGTCCTGATAATTGCTTGTTAGAAAGAGAATATATCGATTAGGTTTTTTATTTAAAGGGTAAATTGGGGAGACTCAAACTTGAGGCTATTTAGTTGGGGATGCAATCCTTAGTTGCACGGAGCGGGAACGGGGGAGCGGGAAAATACAGAAACTCCCAAGGACCAATGTTGGGAAGCGTGAAAAGAACGTATACATATATTACGAAAATGATTTAGCATATAATGTACACTTTAATAACACAATCATTTTAGGGAGaaaaaatatgggccaagtccACCGTAAGTGTGagaaatgggctagtgttacaacatgtggttttcttttttagatATCATGACGGGCTAGATATATGAGTTCATTAAAGACCAATCGATAAAGCCGACTGAGATAATCCCTGTTTTTCTATACAAAGATCATACAAAACATCCCATCTGTGTAAGGAGTGGGCTCCCATCAAGCTTCTTAGTTGGAAGCGCAAGAGCACGCTCCCAAGTTGGGAGTGGCACCATTTTGGAGCTCCCTGCTACTAAGATGCAATCTAAGCCACTGGGTGTCCCCTGTGGCATACAAAAATTACGGTGTATTTCACTTGCCTCTAATGGATACATCTCAAAATGACGGAGCAATAATTGTGTAGTTCATATGCTAGGTAATTTGGTATACCGCGTACTAACCTTTATTAACTCATTGTCCAAATGCTTCTACTTGTAGATAAACCGTTCAGGGGTCATTTGTAGACTGACCTGCAACCAAAGATTCACTTTTGCTCTCAGATGTACCAAAGCTGAAATTTATGGCCAACGCGTTCCTGTAAGGGTGTCCAACGTACTCGGCAACTGGAGTTTCATGGTTGGATCAAGGATTACCATTAGACCAAACCTGCAGAGATTCCAACCTTATAGAGGGAGCTGTTTAGTGCGCGCTTCATGTAATTGTTCCCTATATCCCTTATTGTATAGCATGTGTATTTTGTAAGGCAATGATGCTCATTTAGTTCATATGGTCTGGGTTTCTAGTGTAGTTGTAATTATGTTAAATGTTAGTATGTAGAAAAAGCCACTGCAAAAGAATTAGATGCATCTATGTAAGAGATTGTTGAAAGACTATTCTCATTAACCTGTTGAGTACCCACCTAAGGCACACTTACAACGAATGCAAAGTGATTTAAATCATATGAATAGAAGTAGCAAAAATTGTCACCATCTCAAACTTAGCCTATTTTTGACAGATGAGCTTATTAAAGTTTTCTGTGTTATGACTCAAAATTCAGGTGAGCCGAAAACTTTATGATCCCATTGTATTTGGCATCTACTACAATTCATGTCTTGAAACTTTTATACACTTCTCTGATTTAGGATTTTTTACCTTTGCTCGTTTGACTTTTCCATTTAGTTCTAAAATACCAGATTCGTTTACACAATCTCTGACTGTGACTTGTGGTGGAGTGAAGGCTGAAGAACTGGCAGATTCCTCCCCCACTTGATAGTAACTAAATGTTGGGAGAATGCTAGTTTGGCTGTTTAGGATTCAGATCGGTTGATTATTTTAACCAAAACCCCAGTAACATTCGGTCTTTGTGCCTTGTGTCTTACCATTTTCGAATAAATCTTTTAGATCCTTGCTTCCTGATGTACTAGGACTACATATGCTTCTCACTCTCATACTGTGCTCAGATCTTCCTTTCAGTATTCAGTATTTCTGAATACTAGTATCTGTTTTCTGTCCTGCTGCAGGGTTGGCAAGTTCTCAAATTGCCAGTAGTGTGTTTACGTTGGGAACGGCAGCAGTTCTTCCATTCTATACCCTCATGGTTCTGGCTCCAAAAGCTGAACTGGTAGTGTTTCTTTGCCATTGTGACAACTTCCTTCTAATTTTCTGCAGTAATGTTTCCAGTTGTACTTACGATTTAAGCTCACAACAAGGCTTCCTCCTGGTTCATCAATGTACAAACACCATTCGTTTTGCTTCTAGATAGTTGGGTTCTATAATAGCCTATATTTAATATTCTTATCCATTGACATATAGTTATAGTATATTGCTTTGCATTATATCTCGTACTATGCCACTTACTGATTTTTTTCGCTTCGAATGCAGACCAAGAAGTCTATGGAAAGTAGTATTCCATACATAGTGCTCGGACTTCTGTATGCATATCTCTTGTACTTGTCTTGGACACCTGACACATTACGGCTAATGTTTGCGAGTAAATATTGGCTGCCAGAGGTGTGCATTCCAGGGCTGTATACAGATTCAGTAGTCATTCCATTCTTTCGTTAAGCTAATGATTCTAGTACTCGAATTCGTTCTCTCCTGTGTACTTTTTGCAGCTGTCTGGTATAGCGAAGATGTTCTCCAATGAGATGACGTTAGCTTCTGCATGGATTCACTTGTTAGCTGTTGATCTCTTTGCtgcaaggtctctctctctctctctctctctctctctctctctctctctctctcatgtgcaTGTGTGTAAACACCCTACTATTTGTGATTAAACAGGCAGGTTTTCCACGATGGACTGGAGAGCGAAACCGAGACCCGACATTCAGTCTCTCTCTGCCTGCTTTTTTGTCCTGTTGGAATCGTTTCTCATGTGCTCACCAAAGCGCTAACCAAAAGTTCCAGAAATTCCAAGCACAATGTGCATTAACAACTTGTACCAAAAAGATGGATCTGTATGACAAGCAACACATTAGGAACAGTAGGTTTTTCATGAAGATTAATATTCTACAGATTCATTAGAATTTCACAAGGCACTTGTTCTATTTGCAAGGACGTTTTCTCCATGATTCTTCTTCATTATCACAATGGCCGACTTTTGTCTCTGTTTGGGTTCAAAATTTTGCAATGTGTTTGAACATACATTACTTCTTCCTTGAGTTGTACTCCGCACTTCCGATAAACCGTCTCTTTAACCCAGCTGATGAGCTCCAACATGTCTTGAGAAGTTGAGCCACCAGAATTAATGAAGAAGTTAGCATGAATGTTGGAAACCATCGCCCCTCCTACTCTACGACCTTTCAATCCAGCACTCTCTATGAGCTCTCCGGCTGAAAGCCCCGAATTGGATGGATTACGAAACACAGAGCCCGCGGTTCTTTCTCCAAGTGGCTGAGAGTTTCTCCTTCTGCCAACAAAACACACCACCTAGTGTATTAGATaatgttttcaatttctttgtttttgttttgtttattgtttttcaagaaaaaaaaaatcaaaactccCAAGAACAGCGCCAGCGTTCACAATATTTACATATCCATTTGTAAAAGGTTTGAAACCATGTTCTCTGTGTTCGTTAAAAGTGGGTTGCATTCCGGAAATCTTCTCTGGGTTTCGCAAACTGAAAACAGAAAACGAAAGCAAAGCCAAGCAGGTTAGCATTTTACTATCTCTTGGAACCATTTTACCTTTCCAGGTGTTCTATTTGCCGTCTCCTTGCCGATTCCGACTGCTTCAACTGGAATGTAACAGCAACAATGGCAGCCAAGCCTTTCATATCTTGAAACGGAGACAACCGATAGCCAAACTTAAGGTCCATCCTGTTCAGTCTCTGTAGTTCACCTTCAGTTGTGACTATCTCAATGCTATCAACAACATCAGCAGTTTCCTGTAACGTAAAACGAGAACAAGTACCCAATTCACTCCTTTATCCACAAATGGATTCAAATGGTCTGCATCTTTGAGCTCAGAATAAGAATCACCTGCCCATTTGCTCCAGCATTCATGTAAGCAGCTCCTCCTACAGTTCCAGGGATTCCACCAGCGAATTCAAGCCCTGTCAATCCTTTACTTGAGCACAAGATCCCCAAACGATTGAATCCAAAACCGCTTCCAACTCTAAATGTGTTGGAATCAATCCTTTCCAAGAACTCGATCCGATTCAGAATAACACAACCATCAAAGCCCATATCATCAAAGAGGCAATTTGAGCCTTTTCCCACTATCATGAATCTTATACAGTGCTCTTGACAGTATCTGCGCCATTAGATAACTAATCAGCATGTGTTCATAATTTCCCCGGAAAAACAAGTTAACTACACTTAAGCTTACAAATTCACCAAAATCTCACTTGACTCCCTCCTTTCAAGTGTGTGGGTCTGTGATAGTCAGCCTTACAATGTCAAGTTGCAATTTCACCTTACACCCACCCAACGTTAACAAGGCTGAAGGTAGCTGCCATTCGAGCCGCACGTGACATTGTATAAGAACAAATAACATACTACTATTTGCATCTTACAACCTCATTAGCACCTTGCACTATGGCCAAAATCATACCCCTCTGTTCCTAATTGATAATTGATTACAAAAAAATGTGTCACTTTCTGACTTACAAAATAAGAATGTTCTTCAAAAGTGTCACGCATTACTATTTTTGTGCCCTCACAAAAGTGTCACGCGTTCCTAACGTGCGGACTGAAGTCAGTAGCCTCATATCAAACCGAGATGGGTGGAAGGATAACATCATGTGCCTTCAAATCAAATGCAGGAGTTGACTAAAATTGTACGGGCCAAAGTGAGATTTTGATAAGCTAATGTGTACCAAGTGGAATTACGCAAGAAAACAGAATTCACCTGACAACATAGACAAGCTGAGTTTGACTGGAAACCTCGACGAAATAGTTACAAGGGCCTCCGATGCCCCAAGTGCTGAGTTCGCTCAGCAGTTTCCGGCCTCGAACGAACTTCAATCCCTTCGGGCCATGGTTCGATTCTTCGCATTTCACGATGTTGGTGTGACTGCAATGCAAATGGGTGGGTTGTTCTGGGAATCTCAGCTGGATTTGAGGGTCTTGGGAGTTAGAAAATGGCGACGATTTGGATTGGGTTTTGGAAAACTGGGAGAGGTCGTGGGGTTTGTAAGTGGTGTTGGAATGCCAAGATAAAGCTGGGTTTCCGATCATTCTTTGGGTGTGAATTGCAAAGCTGAAAGGGAGAGTGGGGAGTAGGATCGGCCGATCGGGctttgaatctctctctctcttcagagA
Proteins encoded in this window:
- the LOC131304636 gene encoding protein ABA DEFICIENT 4, chloroplastic-like, with amino-acid sequence MALSTCFSPSQSSLKINRSGVICRLTCNQRFTFALRCTKAEIYGQRVPVRVSNVLGNWSFMVGSRITIRPNLQRFQPYRGSCLVRASWLASSQIASSVFTLGTAAVLPFYTLMVLAPKAELTKKSMESSIPYIVLGLLYAYLLYLSWTPDTLRLMFASKYWLPELSGIAKMFSNEMTLASAWIHLLAVDLFAARQVFHDGLESETETRHSVSLCLLFCPVGIVSHVLTKALTKSSRNSKHNVH
- the LOC131304633 gene encoding uncharacterized protein LOC131304633; this encodes MIGNPALSWHSNTTYKPHDLSQFSKTQSKSSPFSNSQDPQIQLRFPEQPTHLHCSHTNIVKCEESNHGPKGLKFVRGRKLLSELSTWGIGGPCNYFVEVSSQTQLVYVVRYCQEHCIRFMIVGKGSNCLFDDMGFDGCVILNRIEFLERIDSNTFRVGSGFGFNRLGILCSSKGLTGLEFAGGIPGTVGGAAYMNAGANGQETADVVDSIEIVTTEGELQRLNRMDLKFGYRLSPFQDMKGLAAIVAVTFQLKQSESARRRQIEHLERRRNSQPLGERTAGSVFRNPSNSGLSAGELIESAGLKGRRVGGAMVSNIHANFFINSGGSTSQDMLELISWVKETVYRKCGVQLKEEVMYVQTHCKILNPNRDKSRPL